One stretch of Alphaproteobacteria bacterium DNA includes these proteins:
- a CDS encoding ATP-binding protein, translating to MDRYLSATLIKDSDKKIILLSGPRQAGKTTLTRHLFSSYDYFNYDASEDREALEKKHWKRNVDCVLFDELHKMPYWKRWLKGVYDTEGNRPRLIVTGSANLDTFRKVGDSLAGRYFGFRLHPIDLKEGAMYWKKDIDDIFRRLMECGGFPEPFLEGDTQFYRRWQKSHLDIILRQDFLDLYSVRSIKLVETLLELLKSRVSGPLSYTNLCNDLQIDPKTLKNWLTLLENIYAIFSVTPYHTNVARSLLKEPKLYFYDIGRVPDEGARLENLVACALLKEIHWIEDVYGHKGNLHYLKTKDGVEIDFLVTIDDVPVVCIEVKTSDDVPSKSFNHFKKFLQDVPCIQLVLHLKREFDHPDGIQMRDLKKFLATLDLRSYIKKNPN from the coding sequence ATGGATCGATATTTATCTGCAACGCTCATAAAAGATTCGGACAAGAAAATCATTCTGTTGAGTGGTCCCAGACAAGCTGGCAAAACAACGCTGACACGGCACCTTTTCTCAAGCTATGATTATTTTAATTACGATGCCTCAGAAGACCGAGAAGCTCTTGAAAAGAAACATTGGAAAAGAAACGTAGACTGCGTTCTTTTTGACGAATTGCACAAAATGCCCTATTGGAAACGATGGCTGAAGGGTGTGTATGATACAGAAGGGAATAGGCCCCGCCTTATCGTCACGGGCAGCGCTAATCTAGACACGTTCCGTAAGGTGGGGGATTCTTTAGCAGGACGATATTTTGGCTTCCGCCTGCACCCAATTGACTTAAAAGAAGGAGCTATGTATTGGAAAAAAGATATTGATGATATCTTTAGGCGACTTATGGAATGTGGCGGATTTCCAGAACCATTTTTAGAGGGTGATACTCAGTTTTACAGGCGCTGGCAAAAATCTCATTTAGACATCATATTGCGGCAGGATTTTCTAGACTTGTACTCTGTGCGCTCTATCAAGTTGGTTGAGACCTTATTAGAATTGCTTAAATCAAGGGTTTCAGGCCCCCTCTCCTATACCAATCTCTGTAACGATTTACAGATAGATCCCAAAACGTTGAAAAACTGGTTAACTCTTTTAGAAAATATTTATGCAATTTTCAGTGTAACCCCCTATCACACTAATGTAGCCCGATCCTTGTTAAAAGAACCCAAGCTTTATTTTTATGATATAGGTCGCGTCCCGGATGAAGGCGCCCGCCTGGAAAATCTAGTCGCTTGTGCTCTTTTAAAAGAAATTCATTGGATTGAAGACGTCTATGGCCACAAAGGAAACCTACATTATTTAAAGACCAAAGATGGCGTGGAAATTGATTTTTTGGTCACCATTGATGATGTCCCTGTTGTATGTATAGAGGTTAAAACATCTGATGATGTGCCCTCAAAAAGTTTTAACCATTTTAAAAAATTTCTACAGGATGTGCCGTGCATACAGTTGGTGCTTCATCTAAAAAGAGAATTTGACCATCCCGATGGTATCCAGATGCGTGATTTAAAAAAATTTCTGGCGACCTTAGATTTGCGGTCTTATATCAAAAAGAACCCAAATTAA
- the gpmI gene encoding 2,3-bisphosphoglycerate-independent phosphoglycerate mutase: protein MKKAQCPKPIVLCVLDGWGCAHKSPFNAITLANTPTWDKWNAQQPPCLLDAAGESVGLPAGQMGNSEVGHMTIGTGRVIFQDLPRISKSIADGNLFKKPLLLKLVETLKKKKGACHLMGLVSPGGVHSHQKHLFALVEFLSSHGIPLKIHAFLDGRDTPPQSSIQYLNELLNLLKKCPQAEISTIMGRYYAMDRDNRWDRTQKAAEALVFAKGDALPCPLNSQTPDAKIAEILNRCYAQNLTDEFIPPLVSPSYKGAQEGDAIFMTNFRSDRVRQILRSLVDPNFSDFQWKHKPAWSMKMAMTSYAKDLDSQMDVLFPNVSPHHTLGEILSDAHLTQLRIAETEKYAHVTFFFNGGKETPFPHEDRILVPSPKVSTYDLSPAMSAFELTDKVLHAIESGAYDVIIMNYANTDMVGHTGKLEPTIKAVEVVDTCLGKLEQAVLKAGGVLLVTADHGNAEMMEDTKTHQPHTAHTTNHVPFIAVGVPHSIRSSGTLADVAPTVLKLLNLPVPKEMTGESLIK, encoded by the coding sequence ATGAAAAAAGCACAGTGCCCTAAACCTATTGTCTTATGCGTCCTTGATGGTTGGGGCTGCGCGCACAAATCCCCCTTCAACGCCATTACCTTGGCGAATACGCCTACTTGGGACAAATGGAATGCTCAGCAGCCTCCGTGCCTGTTGGATGCAGCGGGGGAAAGTGTTGGCCTGCCCGCGGGGCAAATGGGAAACTCTGAAGTAGGGCACATGACCATCGGAACGGGCCGGGTCATTTTTCAAGACCTTCCCCGCATTTCAAAAAGCATTGCAGATGGCAACCTGTTTAAAAAGCCCCTGTTGTTGAAACTAGTGGAAACCCTGAAAAAAAAGAAGGGGGCTTGTCATCTGATGGGACTGGTTTCTCCCGGCGGCGTTCATTCCCACCAAAAGCATCTGTTTGCCCTGGTTGAGTTTTTATCCTCCCACGGCATTCCCCTTAAAATTCATGCCTTTTTGGATGGCCGAGATACCCCACCCCAAAGCTCTATTCAATATTTGAATGAACTGCTTAATCTATTGAAAAAATGCCCCCAGGCGGAAATTTCAACAATCATGGGTCGCTATTACGCCATGGATCGGGACAACCGATGGGATCGCACCCAAAAAGCGGCTGAGGCCCTGGTATTCGCTAAGGGTGACGCCCTGCCCTGCCCTCTGAACAGCCAAACACCTGACGCTAAAATCGCGGAAATTCTGAATCGCTGCTATGCCCAAAACTTAACGGATGAATTTATCCCTCCTCTTGTGTCCCCCAGCTATAAAGGCGCCCAGGAAGGCGACGCCATTTTTATGACTAACTTCCGATCAGACCGGGTGCGGCAAATTTTACGCTCTCTCGTTGATCCGAATTTTTCAGATTTCCAGTGGAAGCACAAGCCCGCTTGGTCTATGAAAATGGCCATGACTTCTTATGCAAAAGATTTAGATTCTCAGATGGATGTACTGTTCCCCAATGTATCTCCACACCACACTTTGGGTGAAATTTTGTCTGATGCTCACCTGACCCAACTGCGTATCGCAGAAACGGAAAAGTATGCCCACGTAACCTTTTTCTTTAATGGGGGAAAAGAAACCCCCTTCCCTCACGAAGACCGCATTCTGGTGCCCTCCCCCAAGGTTTCAACCTATGACTTGTCCCCTGCCATGTCGGCTTTTGAGCTAACGGACAAAGTCCTCCACGCTATTGAATCTGGAGCTTATGACGTGATCATTATGAACTATGCCAATACGGATATGGTGGGGCACACGGGCAAACTGGAGCCCACTATCAAAGCTGTTGAGGTGGTTGACACCTGCCTGGGCAAATTGGAACAAGCCGTCCTAAAAGCAGGGGGCGTTCTTTTGGTCACCGCAGACCACGGCAATGCGGAAATGATGGAGGACACGAAAACCCATCAACCCCACACGGCGCACACCACAAACCATGTTCCTTTTATAGCGGTTGGGGTACCTCACAGCATTAGGTCATCAGGCACGTTGGCTGATGTGGCCCCCACGGTTTTGAAGTTACTGAATCTTCCTGTTCCCAAGGAGATGACAGGAGAATCTCTGATCAAATGA